Part of the Oncorhynchus mykiss isolate Arlee chromosome 12, USDA_OmykA_1.1, whole genome shotgun sequence genome, atgacccatgttctgaattctgtcgctgtacatttcaaaagtgctaaacaaatagttatattaactacgtctgtcctagctcgctcattaatgtcttaattgaaattacCGATTGCCTCTTaaccgcttgtcgtccccttatgccacagtttgtacatctcaattgtcattagaaaccacatttgtttaagcaagtcagccatatcagcaatgtttttttaaaggcagtaaatgaggccgATTGAACTGTTTTGCTggcagacaaggctccgctgatagccaggtgtagcagtggtaagatgttgggacagctttatgtaggccctaacagtttgtgggcaccgtttgtcacctttatagtgcaattaatgtattgtgttgtgttgtgttgtggctttgctggcatgcatcccacttatTATTCATTTTTTTGCCCCAACAAGATTTAAATGCTAAAATCGTCACTGGAACCACAATGATTTGTCTTTCTTAACATATACTAATATGCCTCGTGTGTTTTATTTGTAAGCTCAAGTGATGTCCAATGGGCCTTcgaaaaacaaaatactttttctGTCTGTTATCATAGAATATGGGGTAATCTTCCAGGTTGTTTTTGAAACAAATTAAATATTTGTCAGAACATTTTGAGTCTAACATAGGGAGGGTTTCCGTCCAAGGTCAAGATAGAATGCCCTGCCCTGTTGTCCACTCCAGCCGCTAACAAGCTGCTTGTATCTGTGGTCTCATGTCAACAACATTGATGTGATGATTAAGCTTGTCACCACCAAATATGGTCTACCTACAGGTTTATTGAAACTCTACACTCAAGCTGTTGTGATATGTTGAATTTGATTACGGTACAATTATTGCAAGGCACATTGTGATGCAAAACCAGGTCTAAACAGAGATGAACAAGAAAGTAAGGCTTTGAGAAAATGTACTTGAGACCTGTACTAGAGTTTTCTCCCAGTGGCCCTGGCATGTATGTCTCTGCTTGTCTTTGTCAATAAAACATCTAATACTCTGAAAGCCATCTGGATCTTTCTTTCTTATTGATTACCCCGAGACCTTCACTGTCATTGAAAGTAACATGATAATTGTTGTTTGAACAGACCTGAAAAAGTGATATGTAGCCTCATATCTTTCTTATAATGTTCCATTTGCTTCAATAATAAGCGTGCTGAGTCAAATGCCCTGTTCTTTGGGAGATGTAGGCATATTTTCAGTCCTACAGAACAGAGAGTTATGAACCACTAGCTCCCTTTCCTTGCACAGCACGAGAGGAAGTAGTGGGTGGGTGCGAGCCAAAGAGAACCTCCTGATACAGTGCAACTCTGAAGCAGACTATCCACTGAGTCTTCTCTCTGGCTCAGAGCACTCTCAGTTTCACTACCCCCAGATGGCCTCTCACAGTCTTTCTCAGGCAGCTACTGTTAGAATACTCAGTAGACACTTGAGAGCAGCTGAGCCCACAACCCTGTACCAGAAGAGTGCCATGTTCTTTTAAAGCTTGGATATCTGTTTAAAAACATTAATTGGAGACTTGTGCATGTAAAAGGAACAAATTAGACAAAACAGTAACCCGCTATGTAAAAAGAGGATTACGCTATTGTTGCCGTTGGCCCTAGGATTTCCCAGACTCCCACTGTTTCCTTAGAGAGAATAAACTTAACTTAATTCCGCCCTCTGTTGAAGATGCATTAATGATATACATCATGCTAGGGGGCAAAACAGCAAAAACATTCACTTCAATACACAGACATAAACAAAAGAATGAAAGCGGTTGAAATAGGTGTCTCGATGGAGGTTTGCGATTATTTATATGGCCTGAATTTGTATGGTGTTGCGAAGCAATGGCTCCATGCCTAAAATGTCCACTAGAGAGCACTGTGCACAATGCATAACTATAGTCAGAAGTCTCCTCAGAAGACACATTTAGTCTACCACTGCACTCAAATGCAACTATTTCCCCCGCATCTTAGGTGCAGATAATATGGACAATTTTATGCTGTTTTATCTCTAATGAGATATTTGTTTTTagagcattctgtatgtttttgtTTCACATTGCATTTTAGTCATTAGGCCTACTGAAAGTTTTCCCATGCATTCAAACCTAAACAATAGTAAAGTTCCAGGCACACAAGTTATAACAACAAAGTACTGCTGTTGGCAGAGTAGACACTCCCTTGTTCTCTGGCAAGTTTTACATCCCATAGTCTGAGCCAAGTTTAGAGGCCAACCAACCCAATCTCTCCTTTTCTATCACACTCCCTGTGATTGGTGAACTTGATCACAGTTTCCATGTGTTTATTGCCAGATAGATTTGATGTGGTTATATTAAGAAAGTTGTTACTATGTCTGGTTTTGCAGTAGGATACATATTGACAAACTGTCCAGAAATAACTTGTTAcatagactacagtaggctactaatTTGTGTTTTAGTACTAATATGAAGAGGCTGCTGTAACATGTTGAACCAGCAAAACCAGCAAAACCAACCACCCTCCCTGTCCAGAATCTCCCAAACCCACATGCCCATGCTAcaattactacaactactacactGAAGCATGACTGGTGTTCAGAGTGAGATTGTTTCAGCAGACAAGGGGGTGAGGGGTCAGTCACATGCATGAATGGAATGAATGAAAGGGAGTGTTGTCTGTCCCACCAGAGTGTTATGAAAGGACATTTCTCTCTacctgtgtccctgtgtctgttTCGTTTCACTGGAACACTACGTTTCTGTTCtcagatcagtctgtgtgatgaGAGACGGGGCACACCGCAGTGCTCTTATGTAacaatgtgggggggggggggggggggcaagagagagggagagggtgggagtcATGGTGGAAAGAAGTGTCTCCTCCCCATCCTTTGAGAGTTGAACAGTCCTATTCCTCCCATTTGCACGAGCACACAAGTTATTGCACGAGCACACAAGTGAGATGTAATCAGCAGTCCCACAGCAGGAACGATAGATGCTCAAGGTGTACGTGTGTCAATATGATCATTCCCTTTAGGCAGTAGGCTAAATGCGACATGTTAATGCCATAGTAGCAGAGGGGCTTACAAGTGAAAAACATAGCTCTTTTCTTCGTCCTCGTTGCTGtaatctctacctccctctccctttcttctaTCATGTGCTGCTGTGTCCACTTTGTCCCCATCACCTTTCACCCACTTCCTGCTTTTGAGGGTTCACTGCAGGCTTACTCTCGAGTAGGTTTTTATCTCAGCAATCACGTCAGCTTCTCACAAGTTGTCCAGAAACATGTCTTATCTGAGATCGCATACTGCGACAGTCTATCCAAACAATGACCCTGACATAAACAATAGCTATCTTGTTATTGTATAGGCTAACCCACAATGTTCTGGAGATGGAGTGTATCATTTCTGTATATTTGAACCATTTCCCATCAGTACAATAGCTGGAGCacttctattgtgttatatctTGAACACACCTACAATGCATAAGTTTCATAAACATTGCATGAAATCCATGTAAAGAACTATGAAGTCAGCCTAATGGTCATGGATGTGGTGGGTTGGAATGTGAGCAGTACGGAGTAGCAGAGAGTGGGGCAGTGTATTGTAGGAATTTCAGCCATGTAGCTCTGCTCCTCCATCTCGTATTGTGTTCCTGGCAGCTCCACTATCATCCTGGCCAACCTGGCAGCTGCCTGGTATTCATGTCACGCCctgcaaacagaaacacacacagccagcgaGGTGACAGGGATAGGGAGGGGGACTGGGTCCAGCAGGATGGGTCTAAAGGAGACTCAAAAGTATTTTATGCACTGCTGCTGCCAGGGAAGTGGAGGTGAAACAAGGATAGTCACAGTCAGAAGAGACACACAACCCACTTCTCATTACTGCTGGTTATGTGGGGTGAccgagagatagcgagagagtgaggggtagaaatagaaaaagagggagagaaagaaagaaagaacaggAGGGGGTTCTGCATTATGAGAGAAGCCGTTGTTCATGTTTGCATGCCTGAGTGTTCTCCACATTTTGGGGCAAAAGCAAGTCACATTGCTGATCTCCCCTGGCGCATGCTCTCACCATTTCCTCTATTCTATTTCAGGCTAAAAGTACATCTCCAGTATGTATACCCAAACCATCATGTCTTAGTTTGGCTCAAACTAGCTTGTGCTTACAGTACTTCAAGGCTCTGCGCAGCAGGGAAATCTTGTGCTAGCCTGCTTACAGTTTTACAGTGCAGCAATTTGCAGTGTCAACAAACACCAACACAACTCACCAATCCCATGAGCTTTGAGGAGTTATGAGGATGGGTGGACTGCTCGGGGGCCACTCACCTTTCACTGTCAACTCAGTACAGACAGATCAGATCGATCAGTCTGATGTCAGCATGACATTATACAATGTACCAGACTAAGGCCTGTCCAGCTACAGAATACAGGGAGGTTCACCATGTGAGCAGAAGAACAATAATTGTTTGAggttgatacagtgccttgcgaaagtattcggcccccttgaactttgcgaccttttgccacatttcaggcttcaaacataaagatataaaactgtatttttttgtgaagaatcaacaacaagtgggacacaatcatgaagtggaacgacatttattggatatttcaaacttttttaacaaatcaaaaaccgaaaaattgggcgtgcaaaattattcagcccccttaagttaatactttgtagcgccaccttttgctgcgattacagctgtaagtcgcttggggtatgtctctatcagttttgcacatcgagagactgaatttttttcccattcctccttgcaaaacagctcgagctcagtgaggttggatggagagcatttgtgaacagcagttttcagttctttccacagattctcgattggattcaggtctggactttgacttggccattctaacacctggatatgtttatttttgaaccattccattgtagattttgctttatgttttggatcattgtcttgttggaagacaaatctccgtcccagtctcaggtcttttgcagactccatcaggttttcttccagaatggtcctgtatttggctccatccatcttcccatcaattttaaccatcttctctgtccctgctgaagaaaagcaggcccaaaccacgatgctgccaccaccatgtttgacagtggggatggtgtgttcagctgtgttgcttttacgccaaacataacgttttgcattgttgccaaaaagttcaattttggtttcatctgaccagagcaccttcttccacatgtttggtgtgtctcccaggtggcttgtggcaaactttaaacaacactttttatggatatctttaagaaatggctttcttcttgccactcttccataaatgccagatttgtgcaatatacgactgattgttgtcctatggacagagtctcccacctcagctgtagatctctgcagttcatccagagtgatcatgggcctcttggctgcatctctgatcagtcttctccttgtatgagctgaaagtttagagggacggccaggtcttggtagatttgcagtggtctgatactccttccatttcaatattatcgcttgcacagtgctccttgggatgtttaaagcttgggaaatctttttgtatccaaatccggctttaaacttcttcacaacagtatctcggacctgcctggtgtgttccttgttcttcatgatgctctctgcgcttttaacggacctctgagactatcacagtgcaggtgcatttatacggagacttgattacacacaggtggattgtatttatcatcattagtcatttaggtcaacattggatcattcagagatcctcactgaacttatggagagagtttgctgcactgaaagtaaaggggctgaataattttgcacgcccaatttttcagtttttgatttgttaaaaaagtttgaaatatccaataaatgtcgttccacttcatgattgtgtcccacttgttgttgattcttcacaaaaaaaatacagttttatatctttatgtttgaagcctgaaatgtggcaaaaggtcgcaaagttcaagggggccgaatactttcgcaaggcactgtaggtgcacAGTCCAACTAGGCTCTGGTAAATGTTTGAATCCATGTCGCTATGTGCTATGACTGTTGGAGCATAACCACGCTCACAGAACTGATGACGATCTTCAAGAGTTAAGTGGAGATTTTGCAAGGATACAAAACCACTCAAGTCAAAATAGAGAGAAGTTGAATAGCATACACAGGGGATGACATAAATGAAGACAACGTCTATCAAATGGGGAGAGCTGATTTCCTAAgcagatggggggagggggggaagtACAGTGGGGTGAAAATGTTTGTCATACAAAAACAAATCTGTACCACATAGACAAGGAAGTGGCCATAACATAGCACTGTTTGGTCTCTGCTTGTCCTTGTAGTGTGGGATAAACAGTCTCTGACTCAacatctcctcctcagtctgcAATGAGGTTTTTCATCAATccaaggatggagagagaaggccAAACATTCATCTGTTTAGACCATTTCACATTTCCCCTGTTTTTTAAACAGTGTATCTCTCCTTGATGTGATGTGTGTGACTGAAGATTGCATCATACCAACTCACTGGATTCAACATCCGCTGAGAAATAAACTGCCATCTGGAAAATACTAAAAGAACACAGGGTGTTGTGGGTTATAGTTCCATTAGAGCCCCATGTCCATTTGATACATAGAGTCAGACTCCAAGATCTAATGCAGTGTAATACATACAATATTTATTCAGAAACACAAAATAATTAAGTTAATTGTCTGGTAATCCACAAAATTGTTGTGGTAGCTGTCTCATGGAAAACATTGAGGAACAGGCGTGTGTTCACGCAACCGATGTGCAAAGCAAAACTACAGTGTGATTATCAGATTAACAGATCGTAGAACATAAAACGTTTGGATGGGGCCTTCCCTGAATTTATCAGTTCCTTTCAATTGCAATTTTCATTCCATTGTACAAAATAAAAAAGATGATCAGGTGCCTAGACGAAACATTTTTGAGCCGAGAGTTCCTGAGACAGCATCACCAAATATGCtggttttttttcttatttttattttttaaatctatatatttttgtaaatatattttccctctttattattttcccctaataTGCTGATTTCCATCTTAAGCAACGACAACACTGTATCAAAAACTATCTGTGTGCTACTTAGAGATGGTGCAAAGCTGGAATATCAAGCAAGATGTCTCACTCTGACAGAAACCTTTATCTCACTTATCCTCTGACACTAGTTGCTGAAAACAAAATCATACAAAAAACACTGAACAATGATTGAAGTATAACATCCTTTAGCATTCAATGCAGACATAAGACATAAAGAGGAGCAGTTTGTAAAGTTGCTTATTAAACATAGTTGGATAGCTGGTGTTCCTTGATTGTGTGAGTGGGACAGTCAATGTCATTACCCAATGTTTGAAAAAGCAGATCCAAGTTGGTTTCTAAGCACATTAGAATACTAGAACACATGATATTCACACACTTACACTGGTTAAAAAATCAAGAAGAATGATGTTATTTATGCAGTGCACCCCCAGTATCAAAGGCATCCAGTCCATTGACACCACTCCAGAAAGACAAAGGAAAGATGATGACACTGTCATACACATCGGTGTGTACAACAAGAAGATCCTTCTTCGGCACTAGTTATACAAGTCCACCTTTGTCTCTGGTTTCAGATCAATGGAAAAAAATGAAACGTATGCCTAGCTAAAATTGTCTGCAGATTTTACAATGTGGCGTCATGTGAATGTTCATCAGCTGTATGCTCATAATTCCTCCTTTCTGTCCTCAGTGCATGTCCACAACATCGCTTGGTTTTCTGCTTTCCCTTACAGACAACTCAAAGAGGACTGCCCAATATTGGTTCCTCTTGTTATCGCGAGGCCCCTGCAGTGCTCTCATCTCTCTGCCTCCATGGTGACGCTGGCCTGTTCACTGGATGCCTGCTGAGTGACGGCTTGGGGCCACCCACGGGGAGGCACCTGAGAGGGCAGCTGCCCAGAAGTCCACAGGCCCTGCTGGGTCTGACCTGGAGCAGAAGGGCCCATGGCCCAGTTGACCTGAGGAGGAGAGGTCGCCATGGAGGCTATGGGACTGCTGCCGTAGAAGCTCTCTGAGGCCTTGAGGCGGGAGAACATGGCCAGTGCGTCTGGGAAGTTGGGAGGTGTTGCTGGTGTGTTGGCTGGAGTGTGCATCTGTGGAGAAAGGAGAGAACATAAATCTGTACGCATTTATGATTGCATTTTTCACTACTGACTTTTGTAATTACTGGCGCATTGTCTCCAGTCCTAATTGACATGCTTGGTTTGATTTGCCATCTTGACACTTATGTCCTCCCTCAACTGGTCCTTAGAAGTGCCTACATCATAATAGTTGTGGAAGTGAAAAAGGAAAAATATTTTCCCTTCGAAGCCCAACTTCCTCAGACTGACCCTTTGTCTTTCCACCAAATTCTACATCCTGCCCTGAGTCTGCCCTCTCAGCTGACACTACAGAGCGCAGGCCTCAGGAGACTGCTCTGTGACTGCCAAACACATTACCAGTCAGCCAAAACAAACACCATTCCATGAGTAAGAACCTAAGAGGGTCCAAAGGAATCGTACCTTCCGGGACATAAAAGGTCAAAGCAACCCGTGTTAGGATTCACCCCAACCATCTGAAGGCTACCAGAATGTCTTTTCTCATTGTGTGGACAGGATATCCACCACATAATAGATTATGCAATATCTCAAAACAGTCATGTGATATGTAGTGGAACTAGAGGAAACAgacaacccccctccccctccccccaaggCACATGCTTGCCTTCAGAATAAGTTTGGACTGGGGTAAACATATTTCTTTAGGAGTATTGTCAGACAATTTAACTACATTTTGTTAATGAGAGCTGAAATATGTACCAGAAGAAAAAAGATCACCACAGGGTAATAAAGAAATCCTTATTACTTGATAAGAACATTAGTGGAGTATCCCATCCACATGGATTTCTAAGGTTTCTATGGTGCGGTACGAATgaatgagtgaatgaatgaaCAAACATTGGATTTCCCACAGGCATTAGCGTTGACCTGCTTCGATAGGAACGAGACATGCCTTTATTGAACGTAATCACTTATGATGCACAGTGAAGCTGGTGTGTGCATTGCTCAGTTCAGGACAAGCATGTCTTTGTACAAAAAACGGGTCAGCAGCAGCCATACCAGCATAAGGCTGGCTGCTTCAGAAATGTCCTTCTGCAGATCACTGGTAGCCTACATTTGCTTCAGTCAATAACACTGCAATAAATTGCAAGTGATCATAACAGACTTCCTGTTAATTGACACACATGGCGGCAACAAAACCATGACCTAAGATATGATTttgaactttaaaaaaaatactgtatcGGTTTACAAAACGGTTAAAACTGCACAGCTGAAAAACACGTATAATACAAAAGTACTTCCGTTATTTGATCACAATAACAAGACAGCCTGGCCTGTGTGGGAGTTTCACTGCTTTACATTGAGAGGTCAGCAGTGTATAGGGAGAAAGGTGTTGAGGGGGTTGGCTATGTGGACACACAGGGTGTGGGCCTCAGTGTGtggcagctactcagtcagatcAGCTGGCTCtgtacacataaacacacaggaGACCGACCGTGCATTTTCTCATCTGGAGCTGCAAAGTTGCTATAGAAACAGTCCTGTTTGATAGGGATGGATCCTGTAATAGCAGCTGCAGCCAGGGAAACAGTACATGAGAGCTTGTTTTAGAGAGTGTGGTCTTTCTCATCCCTTTTCCTATTGTTTATTGTCAGTTTGCCATATTTGTGCCTCAGAATAAACAATGGCAAACTGTACCCTGTACTAAAGCCCTGCATCCTGCCAACCAGCATTGTCCATATTAAAACACAATGTGCTATTGTACAACAGGCAGTCTACTCTGTCATTGTTCAAAGGGCTTGTAAACAAGCATCAGAGCACATCTAAATGTAGACACTAAACGTCTAATAGCCATCCCAAATAGTAATAACAAGGGTAGTAGTACAGTTTACAAAAGCTGTGTCTTTTGGACGATGTTATGAAGACTCTTTAACTGACTCGATTCATGACTGCCACAGACTTCCTGGCATCCTAGACATTGACTGGGACATTGTGATAAGCCACACATCTACAATATTGCCACCAGCCTATGCCTTATTAGCCTCCTGTAGTTAAAAACCCCTATGTGCATTTTAATCATGAGGGATGTAATCATCTGTGGATGTAACATCCCATAAGCACGTTGAGTTTCAACACTGACCTCCATTGTGTGATCTACAAGATAAAATTGTTGAGGGCATTATGGGTAATCTGTCTTTCGTGAGGCTGCAATCTTTTTCAGAGCTGTTTCACTAACTCACAGTCACCCCACACGTTGTCTGTCTCCATGTATGTGGTCAACTGTCCAACGAGATCAAAGAAAGGAAATTCAAACATCACGCGTCACGTGATACACAGTTTACATGACTGTTTTCTGTATCAACAAATCAATCTCACCAACCTCCAACACAAACCGGTCAATGAGCAACCATAGAGTGAGTCAATAATTAACCAAACACAGTCCCTTGTGTTTTATTAAACAGCCAGGGATAGATTAATATACAGATGCTGGTTTGTCATGTCAACTTGTTCAAGTGACAGAAGTGTCATTTTAAAACAAAGTCACAGTGCTCTTCATAGCAATACAACCCCTACTGACAACAGCAACAATAACCTACAGCACTTTCAAAAACATTACTTTTAATAGCCTTGGATGTAACAGAGTTAGTTTCGTAACCTCACTCCCCAGCTTGAAATGCCTCCAcatcatgttacatgtgcattgGGCCTCTCCTACGCCTGGCCTTTCTGCACTGGTCTGTTTAAGGACACAGTGGGCACATACTGTACCGTAGTTAATCTGACAACCATTTGTCAATGAAAGGGGCTAAACTTAACCTTATGCCAGGCCTGACAGCCAACCCCTAATGTAAACAAACCACGCCAGATGTATTGCCGATGTCACTGCTTCTTATCTAATCTAATGTCTGCCCACATCCTGTTTATTTTCATCAGTTTGAAAATGAAAATAGAAGCCGAATGAGATCACTGGGAAATGGCAGACCCAGTGGTAGGTTATGAGAGGTAAGGTTCTAGACTTAAATAAACTGATATCTTATTGCTCATGTAGCCAGATGTTGTTTTGAAAGGAGGAAATCTATCGGCCAAATTGACAATCTATATGACAAATGGTCTAGATTAAACTGTGCTAATGTCCTGTTATACATGTGTCAAGATTTTAACACTGCCATTAATTTTCAGTAATAATTTTTAATTAAAAGACAGCGTATGTATGTTTTGTATAGTATGTACAGCATCATAAGTGCTGTAGCACTTAAATCATTTTATTttataaccttttttttttttttttttactaaaacaATGTTCACTTCTGCTGGAACCACCCTCCCCCACAAGACACATTTTCAAGGCTTCAATTCAAGAAAAAGAATAGTAGCAGTACAGATCATCCATAAGTCACATGACTTCATTTAACGACTGTAAGTATTAGAAACATAGTAGCCTATCATGTCACCGTTCATGTGAAATAGCAC contains:
- the LOC110538459 gene encoding UBA-like domain-containing protein 1 — translated: MDDLKHQVMINQFVLTAGCAADQAKQLLQAAHWQFETALSAFFQETNIPYSHHHQMMHTPANTPATPPNFPDALAMFSRLKASESFYGSSPIASMATSPPQVNWAMGPSAPGQTQQGLWTSGQLPSQVPPRGWPQAVTQQASSEQASVTMEAER